In Phyllopteryx taeniolatus isolate TA_2022b chromosome 6, UOR_Ptae_1.2, whole genome shotgun sequence, one genomic interval encodes:
- the LOC133479688 gene encoding uncharacterized protein LOC133479688: MTLTLHHLEANLFDLSHPQQTSASLNDTTVIGLIKDGDESAYRQEAERLELWCGRHNLELNTLKTVEMIVDFRRHPSPQLPLTSSCLVSTVETFMFLGITISQDLNWATNINSVLKKAQQRMYFLRLLRKHSLPPELLRQFYTAVIESVLCSSITVWFGAATKKDKLRLPRTIKTAERIVGTPLATIEDLHAARAKTRACKILSDPPHPGH, from the exons ATGACTCTGACACTTCACCATTTGGAAGCTAATCTTTTTGACCTGTCACATCCTCAACAGACTTCCGCCAGCTTAA atgacaccactgtcatcggcctcatcaaggatggtgacgagtctgcatatcgacaggaagcggagcggctggagctgtggtgcggccgacacaacctggagctgaacacgctcaagactgtagagatgatcgtggacttcaggaggcatccttcgccacagctgcccctcacgtccagctgccttgtgtcaaccgtcgagaccttcatgttcctgggaattacaatctctcaggacctgaattgggcgaccaacatcaactccgtcctcaaaaaggcccagcagaggatgtacttcctgcggcttctgagaaagcacagcctgccaccggagctgctgagacagttctacacagcggtcatcgaatcagtcctgtgttcttccatcacagtctggtttggtgctgctacaaaaaaggacaaactccgactgccacggacaatcaaaactgctgaaaggattgtcggtactccCCTagccaccattgaggacttgcacgctgccagagctaagacaagggcgtgcaaaatcctctcggaccctccccaccccggtcactag